One genomic segment of Alphaproteobacteria bacterium LSUCC0719 includes these proteins:
- a CDS encoding glutathione peroxidase, with the protein MMETMMAGTARAGEVTAHDFTFESIDGGPLRLADYAGRPILLVNTASMCGFTPQYEALQSLWAEYRDRGLVVLGVPSNDFGGQEYDSSAEIKQFCEINYGIDFPMTEKVAVKGDDAHPYYRWVGTQGRLMVPKWNFHKHLIDGEGRIVDWFASTTAPDSRKVIAAIEKQLGR; encoded by the coding sequence ATGATGGAGACAATGATGGCCGGGACGGCACGTGCTGGCGAGGTCACAGCGCATGATTTCACCTTCGAGAGCATTGACGGGGGCCCTTTGCGTCTGGCCGATTATGCCGGCCGGCCGATCCTTCTGGTCAACACCGCGTCGATGTGCGGGTTCACGCCGCAATATGAGGCGCTGCAATCGCTGTGGGCGGAATATCGCGATCGCGGCCTTGTTGTGCTGGGGGTGCCGAGCAATGATTTCGGCGGCCAGGAATATGACAGTTCAGCCGAAATCAAGCAGTTCTGCGAAATCAATTACGGGATCGACTTTCCGATGACCGAAAAGGTCGCGGTCAAGGGCGATGACGCGCATCCCTATTACCGCTGGGTCGGAACGCAGGGGCGGCTGATGGTGCCGAAATGGAATTTCCACAAGCATCTGATTGATGGCGAGGGACGTATCGTCGACTGGTTTGCATCGACAACGGCCCCCGATTCACGCAAGGTCATCGCAGCCATTGAAAAGCAGCTTGGCCGCTGA
- a CDS encoding DUF3422 family protein gives MDEFALRRPLSDELHARAFHDFDGAGRFIRFVFLTDGNAVAILDYINRFLTAAGREPIPAGTKFLRLEMDGYALRVEQHTEFMSVSFVEKGHRRATGLLADAFDPAISHLPLAWARKIPAPVFHAIWLEIGGKPPRGLTPEKMMATMDSRAIASNNFSNGDAQLHFAFDIDRAGFSRIALFNQGISPNRMGRVVQRVVELETYRLLALLGLAAVRDNTGMLGQIENTVGALTTDMAAQIKQADGQVQQLLSVLSTQAADLEEIYSRTSYRLAATKAYEAILMDRIASLQFSRLAGFQGVRGFLGRRMTPALDSCRAFSERLTRLSERITRAGDLLQTQTEMIIQRQNRDLLSSMNARARQQLRLQQTVERLSVAAVTYYGVGLVGYLAKPLPLDEWALDINLVKAAAVPVIAFLVWLAIRGVRAGLHDHEDD, from the coding sequence ATGGATGAATTTGCGCTGCGACGCCCCCTGTCGGACGAGCTGCATGCCCGTGCCTTTCACGATTTCGACGGGGCCGGGCGGTTCATCCGCTTTGTCTTTCTGACCGATGGCAATGCTGTCGCCATTCTTGACTACATCAACCGGTTTCTGACGGCGGCAGGGCGCGAGCCGATCCCGGCCGGAACAAAGTTCCTGCGGCTTGAGATGGACGGCTATGCGCTTCGCGTCGAACAGCATACCGAATTCATGTCGGTCAGTTTTGTCGAAAAGGGGCACCGCCGGGCCACCGGCCTTCTTGCCGATGCCTTCGACCCTGCCATTTCGCATCTTCCCCTTGCCTGGGCGCGTAAAATCCCGGCGCCGGTCTTTCACGCCATATGGCTGGAAATCGGCGGCAAGCCGCCACGGGGGCTGACCCCTGAAAAGATGATGGCAACAATGGACAGCCGCGCGATCGCCTCGAACAATTTCAGCAATGGCGATGCGCAGCTGCATTTCGCCTTTGACATCGACCGCGCGGGGTTCTCGCGGATTGCGCTCTTCAATCAGGGCATTTCGCCAAACCGCATGGGACGTGTGGTGCAGCGTGTTGTCGAGCTTGAAACCTACCGGTTGCTGGCGCTTCTGGGGCTTGCCGCCGTGCGTGACAATACCGGCATGCTTGGACAGATCGAAAACACCGTCGGCGCGCTGACAACCGATATGGCGGCGCAGATCAAGCAGGCGGACGGCCAGGTGCAGCAGCTTTTGTCGGTGCTGTCGACACAGGCGGCAGACCTCGAGGAAATCTATTCGCGGACATCCTACAGGCTGGCCGCCACAAAGGCCTATGAGGCCATCCTGATGGACAGGATTGCCAGCCTGCAATTCTCGCGGCTGGCGGGGTTTCAGGGGGTTCGCGGATTTCTGGGACGACGGATGACGCCGGCGCTGGACAGCTGCCGTGCCTTTTCGGAACGGCTGACGCGGCTGTCGGAACGGATCACACGGGCAGGTGATCTGTTGCAGACCCAGACCGAGATGATCATCCAGCGGCAAAATCGTGACCTTCTGAGTTCGATGAATGCCCGCGCGCGCCAACAGCTGCGGCTTCAGCAGACGGTTGAACGCCTGTCGGTCGCCGCTGTCACATATTACGGTGTCGGGCTTGTCGGATATCTTGCCAAACCCCTGCCGCTTGATGAATGGGCGCTCGACATCAATCTGGTCAAGGCGGCGGCCGTGCCGGTGATTGCCTTTCTGGTGTGGCTTGCCATCCGCGGCGTGCGGGCCGGTCTTCACGACCATGAGGATGATTGA
- a CDS encoding DUF3291 domain-containing protein, with translation MSHSEITFPHPDGHHLAQVNFATAIADLDDPVMAGFVTALAAVNGIAEKSPGFVWRLKDKDDEAAAMAILGDPRETFTLSIWQSAADLEFFAWNTVHRRFMKNRYRWFLPPGAPFLVMWWIPAGTIPTFPDALARLKRLREEGPSEAGFGWDNLPGTRIWQTTGPPPV, from the coding sequence ATGTCACACTCCGAGATCACCTTTCCGCATCCGGACGGGCATCATCTGGCGCAGGTGAATTTCGCCACCGCCATTGCCGATCTTGATGACCCTGTCATGGCGGGGTTTGTCACCGCGCTGGCGGCGGTGAACGGCATTGCCGAGAAATCGCCGGGCTTTGTGTGGCGCCTGAAGGACAAGGATGACGAGGCGGCGGCAATGGCCATTCTTGGCGATCCGCGCGAGACCTTCACCCTGTCGATATGGCAAAGCGCCGCCGATCTGGAATTCTTTGCCTGGAACACCGTTCATCGGCGTTTCATGAAGAACCGGTACAGATGGTTTCTGCCGCCAGGGGCACCGTTTCTTGTCATGTGGTGGATCCCGGCCGGCACCATCCCGACCTTTCCCGATGCGCTGGCGCGGCTGAAGCGGCTGCGCGAGGAGGGGCCATCAGAGGCCGGCTTCGGCTGGGACAATCTTCCGGGAACGCGTATATGGCAGACCACAGGCCCACCGCCTGTCTGA